A DNA window from Pogona vitticeps strain Pit_001003342236 chromosome 2, PviZW2.1, whole genome shotgun sequence contains the following coding sequences:
- the LOC144586766 gene encoding uncharacterized protein LOC144586766 gives MPLTRSQMAEMGEVKDPQVDQGSEDEFGSVQGDSTGEQNPELRKMLIAQQHELRMRQFEIERMEREERLEREKMAFELRKLELMNQNNNNNRDSEGGQLSKADLKKFPVYHKGDCPEVFFSLVERAFVDFSVRETEKMTIMRSLISGSLAEVYSEMPQELMRDFAEFKKLVFARHGINAEQLRQRFRSITKKPEQTFTQVGAQLVRLLEKWLSQEGTETFQQLKDLIALEQFYSVLHGELKFQVRERKPKSVAEAAEIADFISQIRKPLGEGKLMGKPKETYSKYSQGSGKSQQGGGAHGEGKPSDMKPRPQILEGKPKQDEKDSKYSRKCYFCQGKGHLISECEKLKQLKGIVPQDSSGTKPKAVFCVQKEQSSLSLREPVAMATQSGTVTSADQAEENGPLVEVRRCLLVRTDSQLFETAGVDVGILDHQYRGLRDTCSQVTLCHPDIIPREYIIPNESMKVAGIEGQVISLPVAEVPVNFQGWRGVWRLAISSTLPAAVLVGNDLAEHVKRVLVITRSQATTGTVQGGTDEPETEAEGSSEAVVETLTTDSRFGQEQKADATLQKCFEQVTVAQLTPETPVRFLEKKGILYRETLRNISKGGDGIRSQLVVPEKYRPMILQRGHSDMFAAHLGVNKTQQRITQNFYWPDIGKQIREFCKQCDVCQRQGNSRDRTKAKLCPLPVIDTPFKCIGVDIVGPLPKATKRGNRFILTIVDHATRYPEAIPLTNIETNTVADALVGYMSRMGFASEIITDLGASFTSKLMKRLWQICGIKHKETTAYHPESNGLTEKFNGTLMRMIRAYLAENPNNWDQKLQSLLFAYRSVPQASTGFSPFELLFGRRVKGPLDLIKQNWEQITQDDPQDVVTYIDTLMNGLKRNLELAAETLQAQKVRKKAWDDQEGRERHFNPGEEVLWPRPCKENKLQLGSPEIKYLGHIVGGGVIKPLEAKIEAVRDWPRPNTKKKVKSFLGLVGYYRKFIPRFSEIAAPLTDLTRKKADDRIPWTSDCEEAFQRLKQALINYPVLRAPDFDREFIIYTDASNSGVGAVLCQEDENGDQHPVSYLSRKLQKGERHLATVEKECLAIVYAIQKAKPYIWGRHFILCTDHSPLQWLKTMKTHNSKLMRWALNLQDYDFEVKVVRGSVNCVADALSRRPEE, from the exons atgcccttgactcgaagccaaatggcagaaatgggtgaagtgaaagacccccaggtagaccaaggttctgaggatgaatttggctcagtgcagggtgacagcacgggagaacagaacccagaactcaggaaaatgctcatagcccaacagcatgaactgaggatgag gcaatttgaaatagagagaatggaaagagaagaaagattggagagagagaaaatggcgtttgagttgagaaaattggaactgatgaatcagaacaataataacaatagggattctgagggaggccaattgtctaaagctgacctgaagaaattccctgtgtaccacaagggagattgtcctgaggtgttcttttccctagtggaaagagcgtttgtggacttctcagtaagggaaactgagaagatgaccatcatgcgatctttaatcagtggtagcctggctgaggtttattcagagatgccacaggaactgatgagagattttgcagagtttaaaaaactggtgtttgccagacatgggataaatgcggaacagctgaggcaaagattcaggtcaatcaccaagaaaccagagcagacttttacccaagtgggggcccaattggtgaggctgctagagaaatggctatctcaggaggggacagagacctttcagcagctcaaagacttgatagcgctggaacagttctattcagtcctgcatggggaactgaaattccaggtgagggaaaggaaaccgaaatctgtggcagaagcagccgagatcgcagattttatttcccaaataagaaagcccttgggtgaggggaaattgatggggaaacctaaagaaacctacagcaagtactctcagggatcaggaaaaagccagcaagggggaggggcccatggtgaagggaagccctcagacatgaaaccaagacctcagattttggagggaaaaccaaaacaagatgagaaagactcaaaatatagcagaaaatgttatttctgtcagggaaagggccatctaatctcagagtgtgagaaattaaagcagctaaaaggaattgtgcctcaggattcgagtggaaccaagccaaaagctgtgttctgtgtccagaaagagcaaagctccttgtcactgagggagcctgttgccatggctactcaatctggaacagttacatctgctgatcaggctgaggaaaatggtcctcttgtggaggtcaggcgctgcttgctcgtgagaacagattctcagttgtttgaaacagcaggggtggacgtaggaatacttgaccatcagtatcgggggttgagggacacttgttcccaggtgaccctgtgccatccagatattattcctagggaatatataatcccaaatgagagcatgaaggtggcagggattgaggggcaggtgatctcactgccagtagcggaggtacctgtgaactttcaaggctggaggggagtttggcggctagcgatttcatcgactctgccagcagccgtgctcgtgggaaatgacctggctgaacatgtgaaacgggtgctagtgattacacgttcacaagccaccacggggacagttcaggggggtactgatgagccagagacggaagcagaggggagttcagaagctgtggtggaaaccttaaccacagacagccgatttggccaagagcaaaaggcagacgccactctccaaaagtgttttgaacaggtgactgtcgcccagctaacacctgaaaccccagtgagatttctagagaaaaaggggattttgtatagagagaccctgaggaatatctcaaaagggggagatgggatccgaagtcagctagtggtacctgaaaagtatcgccccatgatcttacaaagggggcactctgacatgtttgctgcgcacttaggggtgaacaaaacacagcagagaatcacacagaatttttactggcctgacatagggaagcagatcagggaattctgtaaacaatgtgatgtgtgtcaaaggcaggggaatagccgcgacaggaccaaagcaaagttgtgccctttgcctgtgattgacactccgttcaaatgcataggggtggatattgtgggacctttgcccaaggccacaaagagggggaacaggttcattctcaccattgtggaccatgccacgaggtaccctgaagccatacccttgactaacattgaaactaacacagtggcagatgccttggtggggtatatgtccaggatgggatttgcctcagaaataatcacagatttgggagcatcgtttacatcgaagctcatgaaacgcttatggcaaatctgtggaattaagcacaaggaaaccactgcctatcaccctgaaagtaatgggttaactgagaagttcaatgggactctaatgcgcatgattagggcttacttggcagagaatccaaacaattgggaccagaagctgcaatcccttttgtttgcttatcgatcagtgccacaagccagtaccgggttcagtccgtttgaacttttatttgggagaagggtgaaagggccccttgatttgatcaaacaaaattgggagcagatcacccaggatgacccacaagatgtggtgacatatatagacaccttgatgaatggcctaaagagaaacctagagctagcagcagagaccctgcaagctcaaaaggtcagaaagaaagcttgggatgaccaggaaggcagggagaggcactttaacccaggggaggaagtgctttggcctaggccctgtaaagagaacaaactgcagctgggtagcccagaaataaaatacttgggtcacatagtagggggaggagtgataaaacccctcgaggccaagatagaagcagttcgtgattggcccagacccaacaccaagaaaaaagtcaaatcatttcttgggttggtgggctactacagaaagttcatcccgaggtttagcgagattgcggctccgctgaccgatctgacgaggaagaaggctgatgaccgcatcccgtggaccagcgactgtgaggaggcgttccagaggttgaagcaggcgctcatcaactatccagtgctgcgtgctccagacttcgaccgggagttcatcatctacaccgatgcgtctaacagcggggtaggagcagttctttgccaggaggatgagaatggtgaccagcatccagtgtcctacctgagtaggaaactccagaaaggtgagagacatttggcaaccgtggaaaaggagtgcctggccatagtctacgcgatccagaaggccaagccttacatctggggaagacattttattctgtgcactgaccattcaccactgcaatggttaaagacaatgaaaacccacaatagcaaacttatgaggtgggctttaaacctgcaagactatgactttgaagtgaaggtggtcagagggtcagtgaactgtgttgctgacgccttgtcaagaagacctgaagaatga